CCAACTACCTCGATCTCGAGGATCTGCGGGCGACGCTCGACGCATCGGCGACGAGTCTGGTTGCTTTCGAGGATCTCATCGGTCTCCGCGGCTCAAACTACGAGCCACTGTTACCGGACCTTGACGCCGATTTTCGCGAGCTGGACTCGCGCATCCGCCTGCGTCTCGAGCAACGGGAGCACGTCGCCGACAAACTCCAGGCGATGCTGACGGCACCACGCCCCGAACACCTTGCCGACACCGACGAGCGAATCGCGCTCGAGCGGCTCGACGCAATGGAGAGCAGCCTGGACGACGCGACCCGCCAGCGAGCCAAACGCCTGCGCGGCGTGTTGACCTGGACGCTTGAAACCGAGTACCACGAGCGCCTCACACGCGCGCACGAACGGCTAATCGCACTGAATGTCGATGTCGCTTCGCTGCGGGTGCGCTACGACGCATTCGTGCGCACGCGACAGGCGGCGGCACACAGCTTCGTCGGCTACGACACGCAAATCGACCGCCTGAGCACTCGCGTGCGCGAGGCGACCGAGCGCATCGACATGCTGATGACGCGCCAGGGCCGCATGATCGAGACCGTCGCCATCGCCCGCCTGAATGCTCGCCGTGAGCGACTGGTCGCCCAGCAGACCGAAGCACGGTACGCCGTCGCCGACAGTTACGACCGCGCCGCAGGGCTGCGCGCCGGACCGTCGGCAGCGTTGGCGACCGAATTGCAGGCCGAGTCGCAGGTGGAGGGCGATCAGCCATGACGCGTCCCGCTGCCATTGCGATGACGGTCGCATCGATGGTCCTCGTCGGGTGTGCCTCCCGTCAGAACGAGTCGACGATGGGGACCCTCGCCGAGCTGCGCGAGGTGGAACCCGACATCGAAGAGATCGACGTCGAGCACGGACTTGAACAGGCGATGCAGCACTACCGGGAGTTCCTCGAAGAGTCGCCCGAGACGACGATGCGTCCCGAGGCGATGCGGCGCCTCGCGGATCTCCAGCTCGAGACGCAATTCGGGGTGCGCACGGACCTCGCCGCGCCGAAGCCGTTCGAGGCGCCGAAGCCCGGACCCACTCCCGAGTCAACGGAGGCCGCGCTGCTGCCCACTGACCTTCCGGGGTCGGTCGAATCGGAACGCGAGTTCGAGCAGCGCACGACCACCGCGGCGGACGTTCTGGCGAGCGACACGCTCGACGAGGTCGATGCCGAGGGCCCGCTCGAAGCGATCGCCCTTTACGACGAGTTGCTCGCAGAGTACCCGAACTACGAGCACCGTGACAAAGTGCTCTACCAGAAGGCGCGAGCCTACGACGAACTCGGCCGCACAGACGACGCGATCGCCACCATGGATGGCCTGATACAGACGAATCCGCACTCCGTGCACGTTGACGAGATCCAGTTCCGCCGCGGCGAATACTTCTTCACCCGGCGACAGTTCCGTGATGCCGAACAGGCCTACGGCGCCGTCATCGATCTCGGCGACGCCTCTACGTACTACGAACTCGCTTTGTACAAGCTCGGGTGGACGTTGTACAAGCAAGAGTTCTATGAACAGGCGCTCCACCGCTATATCGCGCTCCTGGACCACAAGGTCTCGACCGGTTACGACTTCGACGGAGAGCACGCGGAGGACGAAGCGCGCCGGGTCGAGGACACATTCCGCGTCGTAAGTCTCAGCCTGAACAATCTCGGCGGACCGACCGCGGCTCCCGAATATTTTGCGGCATTCGGCCATCGTGACTACGAGGACCGTGTCTACCGCAACCTGGGCGAGCACTACCTCGAGAAACTGCGCTACGCCGACGCGGCGCAGAGCTTGAACGCGTTCGTCGATCTGTACCCCTTCCACCGGTCGGCGCCGCAGTTCAACATGCGCGTCATCGAGACGTTCACCGCCGGCAGTTTCCCGCAGCTTGTCCTCGAGTCGAAACGCGATTTCGCCTCGCGCTACGGTCTGCAAGCCGAGTACTGGACGCGGTTCGACCCCACCGATTCTCCGGAGGTGGTGGCCTACCTCAAGTCGAACCTCGAGGACCTTGCAACGCACTACCACGCCTTGTTCCAGAACGCCGAGGAGGTCGACGACAACGAGGACCGTGCGATCGGATTCCGGGAGGCGAGTCGTTGGTACGGCGACTACCTTACCGCGTTCCCCACCGACCCGAACACGCCGGCCGTCCACTACCGCCTGGCTGATCTCTTGCTCGAGCACGGAAACCACGGCGAGGCCGCGCTTGCGTACGAGAGCACAGCCTACGACTACCCGCCACACGAACAGTCCGCTGCGGCAGGCTACGCGGCGGTCTATGCATACCGACGACAACTCGACGCGCTGGCCGACGACGCGTCCGATCGAGATGTGGTGACCCGTGCGACGGTGGACAGTTCTTTGCGCTTCTCCGACGCCTTTCCCGACCACGAACACGCAGCGCCTGTCCTGGGAGCGGCGGCAGACGACCTGTACGAACTCGGCGCGCACGGGGTTGCCATCGCTACTGCGCGCCAGCTCCTTGACGGCTATGCGGAGGCCGAGGACAGCATCCGGCGCTCCGCTTGGACCGTCGTCGCACACGGCTCGTTCGACCTCGAGAGCTACCCCGACGCCGAGATCGCCTACACACAGGTACTGACGATGACGCCTCAGAGCGACGAGACGCACGCGAACTTCGTCGATAACCTCGCGGCGTCGATCTACAAGCAGGGCGAGTTGGCCAACGCCGCCGAGGACTATCGAGCGGCGGCCGATCACTTCCTTCGGGTTCGTCTCTCGGCGCCGACGTCGACGCTGCGTCCCACCGCAGAATACGACGCGGGCGTGGCGCTGCAAAGGCTCGAGGCCTGGACCGAAGCTGCCGGTGTGCTCGAGGACTTTCGCAACACTTACCCTGATCACGAGTTGCGCCACGAGGCGACCCAACAGATCGCGAATGCTTACCGCGAGAGCGACGACCCGTCGCGTGCGGCCGTCGAGTACGAACGTGTCGCCGCCGAGGCCGACGACCCGCAATTGCAGGGCGAGGCCCTACTCGTCGCGGGTGACCTGTGGGAGAGTACCGACGCGTTCGACCGAGCCCTCGAGGTCTACGCGCGCTACGTCGGTCTCTTTCCGCGCCCTGTCGAGCCCGCCGTCGAAGTGCGCCAGAAGATTGCGCGGATCCACAAGACCGCGGGCCGCAGCGTGCTGTACCGCGAAACTCTCTCCGACATCGTGCGCGCCGACGCCGAGGCGGGCGATGCGCGCACTCCCCGGACACGCACTCTTGCCGCACGAGCCGCGCTGGTGCTGACCGAACCGCTCTACGACGGCTTCGAGGCGATCGAGCTGCTGCAGCCGTTCGAGGAAAGTCTCGCCGAGAAACAGCGGCGGATGGACGAGGTTATCGGCGCGATGGAGAACCTGGTGAGCTACGAGATTGCGGACGTCACTGCGGCCGCCACCTTCTACATGGCCGAGACCTACCTCGAGTTCAGTCGCGCGCTATTCGAATCGGAGCGGCCGACCGACCTGGAGCCCACCGAACTCGCAGAGTACGAACTGGTGCTCGAGGAAGAGGCATTTCCGTTCGAGGAACGCGCCATCGAGTTGCACGAGGAGAATCTCGAGCTGCTCCAGGCCGGCGTGTTCAATGACTGGACGGAGAACAGCCTCCGCAAGCTCGGCGAGATGGTGCCGGGCCGCTACGCCAAGAGTGAGTCGATCCCCGAAGATCCGGACACCCTCGATCGCTACGTCTATCGGTCGCCGGCTTCCCGGTTCGTCGGCCCACGCCAGGGGACGTTCGAGACGCCCGTGGCCGCCCCGCCTGCCGCGGAAGACGAGGAGGTGACCCGTGCGATGCCGTAAAGCGATCCGTATCGTGGCGTCCTGCGCTGCCCTGTTACTCGCGGCTGGCTGCGCAACGGACGGGGCGCGGAAGGCAGGACCCAAGACGGTGCCCGGCGGTTCGAAGGCGACGAACGTCGCGGTCGATCGGGATCCCTCAGGCTTCACGATCTCCCAGCCGGTCGCCGCGAGCGACGACGTGCGAGCGAGCTTCGACGCGGCCATCGAGCTGATGGAGCAAGGGAATTACACGGGCGCTATCGATCGCCTGAAGGTGGTAACCGAGGAGTCCCCCGACGCAACGGCAGCGCACCTCGCGCTGGGCGTTGCATACGCTCGCACGGACGACCTGGAGAGCGCGGAGGTCAGCCTGTTGACTGCGCTCGAGCGCAACCCGGATCACCCTGCGGCGCTCACCGAGTTGGGACTCGTGCAGCGGCGAAAGGGCGAATTCGCAGACTCGCGCGCGAGCTACGAGGCGGCGCTGTCGAAGTTCGCGGACTTCCATCATGCGCACCGGAACCTGGCGATCCTCTGCGACCTGTACCTCGGCGACGCAGCGTGCGCTCTCGAGCACTACAAGGCGTACCGCCGTGTCGTGCCGGAGGACGCCGAGGTCGACAAATGGATCGCGGACCTGCGCAATCGCATCGCGGTCAAGGAGACCCCATGAAGAGATTCGCCAGGACGGCGATATTGCTGCTCGTGGCGACGACCGCCGCGGCCGAAGAGCCGCTGACGGACGCGTCGTCCACGGAAACGCCGACCTCGAAGCCCGCCGCGGCTGACGGAGCCCCGAAGGCGCTGTCCGGCATGTCAATCCTGGGCAACCAGGAGGCGCCGAAGTCGCTGGTGATCGTGCCGTGGCAGAGCTCCGCCCCAGGCACTGCGATCGGCATCTCGACGCTGCTCGACGACTCGCGGCGACCGGTCGACCGCGACGTTTTCCTACGTGCCCTTAGCTACTACGAGATTCGTACCGAGACTACTAATTCCGACAGCCGGTGACCGGCGTACTGCAGGAGGTGTGACGATGGATGGCTTGTACTCCGTGGTGAGATTTTTCGTTTCCGGGGGACCGTTTATGTACCCCATCCTGATCGTGTTCTCGGTCGGCGTCGCGATCGCAGTCGAGCGTTTCATCACGCTCAATGGCATCAAGAAGCGCAATGCCGGCATGTGGAGCCGCCTGCAACCGGCCCTGGCGAAGGGTGAGTTCGACAAGGCGCGCGAGATGACGAGCAAGGACGATTCCACCGTCTCGCGCCTCCTGTCGTTGGGCCTGGCAAGACAGGGCGCCGTCCGTCACCGTGAGGACATCGAGATCGCGATGGAGGAGGGAATGATGGAGATCATCCCTCAGCTCGAGAAGCGAACGGCCTACGTCGCACTCGGCGCCAGCATCGCAACGCTACTCGGTTTGCTCGGCACGATTATCGGCTTGATCCATGCCTTCACGGCGGTGGCCGGTGCCAACCCGGCCGAAAAGGCGGACCTGTTGTCGGCCAGCATCTCGGTCGCGATGAACACGACGGCGTTCGGGCTGATCACCGCGATTCCGCTGCTGGTCGTACACACCGTACTGACGACCAAGACCAGCGAGATTGTCGACAGCCTCGAAATGGCTTCCATCAAGGCGCTGAACGTCATCACGTCGATGGCCAAGCGTCAGGCCACGGCGTAACGACATGGCTAGAGCACACCACTACCGGCGGCGCCAGAAAGAGGTGCCCGAGCTCGACATGACGACGTTCATGAACCTGATGGTCGTGCTCGTGCCGTTCTTGCTGATCACAGCGGTCTTCTCGCGGATCACAATCGTCGAGCTCGACCTTCCCAGCGCGAAGAGTAACGACGCCTCCGCACCGACCTTTCGGGTCGAGGTTGTCGTTCGCCACGAGGGACTCGAGATCATGGACGGAATGCAGGTCATCGCCGCGATTCCCAACAT
This region of Acidobacteriota bacterium genomic DNA includes:
- a CDS encoding tetratricopeptide repeat protein; protein product: MTRPAAIAMTVASMVLVGCASRQNESTMGTLAELREVEPDIEEIDVEHGLEQAMQHYREFLEESPETTMRPEAMRRLADLQLETQFGVRTDLAAPKPFEAPKPGPTPESTEAALLPTDLPGSVESEREFEQRTTTAADVLASDTLDEVDAEGPLEAIALYDELLAEYPNYEHRDKVLYQKARAYDELGRTDDAIATMDGLIQTNPHSVHVDEIQFRRGEYFFTRRQFRDAEQAYGAVIDLGDASTYYELALYKLGWTLYKQEFYEQALHRYIALLDHKVSTGYDFDGEHAEDEARRVEDTFRVVSLSLNNLGGPTAAPEYFAAFGHRDYEDRVYRNLGEHYLEKLRYADAAQSLNAFVDLYPFHRSAPQFNMRVIETFTAGSFPQLVLESKRDFASRYGLQAEYWTRFDPTDSPEVVAYLKSNLEDLATHYHALFQNAEEVDDNEDRAIGFREASRWYGDYLTAFPTDPNTPAVHYRLADLLLEHGNHGEAALAYESTAYDYPPHEQSAAAGYAAVYAYRRQLDALADDASDRDVVTRATVDSSLRFSDAFPDHEHAAPVLGAAADDLYELGAHGVAIATARQLLDGYAEAEDSIRRSAWTVVAHGSFDLESYPDAEIAYTQVLTMTPQSDETHANFVDNLAASIYKQGELANAAEDYRAAADHFLRVRLSAPTSTLRPTAEYDAGVALQRLEAWTEAAGVLEDFRNTYPDHELRHEATQQIANAYRESDDPSRAAVEYERVAAEADDPQLQGEALLVAGDLWESTDAFDRALEVYARYVGLFPRPVEPAVEVRQKIARIHKTAGRSVLYRETLSDIVRADAEAGDARTPRTRTLAARAALVLTEPLYDGFEAIELLQPFEESLAEKQRRMDEVIGAMENLVSYEIADVTAAATFYMAETYLEFSRALFESERPTDLEPTELAEYELVLEEEAFPFEERAIELHEENLELLQAGVFNDWTENSLRKLGEMVPGRYAKSESIPEDPDTLDRYVYRSPASRFVGPRQGTFETPVAAPPAAEDEEVTRAMP
- a CDS encoding tetratricopeptide repeat protein, whose product is MRCRKAIRIVASCAALLLAAGCATDGARKAGPKTVPGGSKATNVAVDRDPSGFTISQPVAASDDVRASFDAAIELMEQGNYTGAIDRLKVVTEESPDATAAHLALGVAYARTDDLESAEVSLLTALERNPDHPAALTELGLVQRRKGEFADSRASYEAALSKFADFHHAHRNLAILCDLYLGDAACALEHYKAYRRVVPEDAEVDKWIADLRNRIAVKETP
- a CDS encoding MotA/TolQ/ExbB proton channel family protein codes for the protein MDGLYSVVRFFVSGGPFMYPILIVFSVGVAIAVERFITLNGIKKRNAGMWSRLQPALAKGEFDKAREMTSKDDSTVSRLLSLGLARQGAVRHREDIEIAMEEGMMEIIPQLEKRTAYVALGASIATLLGLLGTIIGLIHAFTAVAGANPAEKADLLSASISVAMNTTAFGLITAIPLLVVHTVLTTKTSEIVDSLEMASIKALNVITSMAKRQATA
- a CDS encoding biopolymer transporter ExbD, coding for MARAHHYRRRQKEVPELDMTTFMNLMVVLVPFLLITAVFSRITIVELDLPSAKSNDASAPTFRVEVVVRHEGLEIMDGMQVIAAIPNIGDRYDLPTLSDYLVEIKRQYPDKEDASVLLEPDIEYDHLIQVMDVVRTVELEDSEHPVRAELFTAISIGDAP